A DNA window from Allokutzneria albata contains the following coding sequences:
- a CDS encoding PTS sugar transporter subunit IIA gives MTLSVQCPVKGRAIPMREVPDPVFAEAMVGPGIAVDPERAEGDAVAPVDGTVVTLHPHAFVVLTPGGQAVLVHLGIDTVKLKGEGFTLHVVKGETVRAGQRMITWNPAEVERQGYSPVCPVVAVEAKPDQLAALRESGAVDHGEEIFTWSA, from the coding sequence GTGACGCTGTCCGTGCAGTGCCCGGTCAAGGGCCGGGCCATCCCCATGCGTGAGGTCCCCGACCCGGTGTTCGCCGAGGCCATGGTCGGCCCCGGCATCGCCGTCGACCCCGAGCGCGCCGAGGGCGACGCCGTCGCCCCGGTGGACGGCACGGTGGTGACCCTGCACCCGCACGCCTTCGTCGTGCTCACGCCCGGCGGCCAGGCCGTGCTGGTGCACCTGGGCATCGACACGGTGAAGCTGAAGGGCGAGGGCTTCACCCTGCACGTGGTCAAGGGCGAGACAGTCCGCGCGGGCCAGCGGATGATCACCTGGAACCCGGCGGAGGTGGAGCGCCAGGGCTACTCCCCGGTCTGCCCCGTTGTCGCCGTCGAGGCGAAGCCGGACCAGCTGGCCGCGCTCCGCGAGTCCGGCGCGGTCGACCACGGCGAGGAGATCTTCACCTGGTCCGCCTGA